Below is a window of Rhodoglobus vestalii DNA.
CCTGGGCCTCTGGACCGCAGTGCTCGCGAAGCAACGCAACCCCGACACCAAAGTCGTGCTGCTCGAGGCGCGCGAACTGGGCTGGGCAGCCTCCGGACGCAACGGAGGGTTCTGCGAAGCCAGCATCACCCACGGCGAAGCAAACGGAAAGAGTCGGTGGCCCGACGAGTACGCCCAACTCGACCGTCTCGGCATGCAGAACCTCGACGAAATTGAGGCCTCCGTCGCCTCCCTCGGCCTGAACTGCGACTTCGAACGCACCGGCTCGCTCGACGTTGCCATCGAACCGCACGAAATCGAATGGCTCACCGAAACCGAAACCGACAACGACACCGTCTTTCTTGACGAAGCTGCGGTTCGCGCCGAAGTGAACTCCCCCACCTACCTCGCCGCCATCTGGAATAAGCGCATCAACGCAATCATCCACCCCTCCAAGCTGGTGCACGAACTGGCGCGAGTAGCGACCGAACTCGGGGTCGAGATCTTTGAGAAATCACCGGTGCGTGAGGTCGAAACATCCGGTGGGCCCACGGATGCCGCGATCGTGCACAGCCGCCACGGTACGGTTCGTGCCACCAGGGTTGCGCTCGCAACCAACGCGTTCCCGTCACTGCTGAAGCGCACCCGCCTGCACACGGTTCCCGTCTATGACTATGTGCTCATGACGGAACCCTTGAGCCCCGCCCAACTCGCCTCCATTGGCTGGTCAAACCGTCAAGGTTTGGCCGATATGGCCAACCAGTTTCACTACTACCGCATGAGCGCCGACAACCGTATTCTCTTTGGAGGATATGACGCCGTGTACCACTACGGTCGCAAAGTTCGTGAGGAATACGAGAACCGGCCCGAAAGCTTCGAACGCCTCGCGAGCCACTTCTTCACCACCTTCCCGCAGCTTGAAGGGCTCAAGTTCAGCCACCGCTGGGCCGGCTCCATCGACACCTCAACCCAGTTCAGCGCCTTCTTCGCCAGCGCCCGCAACGGTCGCGTCGCCTACGCGGCAGGCTTCACCGGGCTCGGCGTTGGCGCCACCCGCTTCGCCGCCCAAGTCTTGCTCGACAAACTATCCGGGCTCACCACCGAACGCACCGAGCTGCAGATGGTCAAAAAAATGCCACTGCCATTCCCGCCCGAACCGATCGCCTCCCTCGGCATTCAAGCCACCCGGTGGTCACTCAACCAAGCCGACCACAACCGGGGCCGCCGCAACGTGATCCTGAAAACTCTGGATGCCGTCGGCCTCGGCTTCGACTCCTAGGACGGTCATGGCCACTAACGACGCCGGTCTAGCCGCTGCCCCCGAACCCACGCCTGAAGCGCTGCTGCGCTCAGGGGAACCCGTCGCCGCGAGCGCAGTGCCCATCACCCACGAAGCGCTCGACGCCGAGAGCGTGGTGGAGGGACTCCCGACCGTGGGATACACGGTGCTCGACACCCTCGGCGACACCGAGATCGGTGTCTGGGAGATGAGCGTGGGCTGCGCAACCGACACAGAAGAGGATGAAGTGTTTGTTGTGGTGAGCGGGCGTGCCAGCATCCACTTCGCTGAGGATGACCGAACGATCGCTGTGGGGCCGGGCGATGTTGTGCGGCTCACCGCTGGCATGACCACCACGTGGACGGTGACCGAGACGTTGCGCAAGATTTACGTAACCTAGAACCATGATCACGAGACGGGAAGCTGCGCTTCGCCTAGATATCCCGCTGGAGATGGCCCGCCGGCACGACATCCCGAATCGGATGTCTGAGGCCGAGTTTGCAGAGATTGAGACCAACCCGCCAGCGTGGCTGGTGCAGTCGCGCGCCAATCGCACGGGCAAGCGCCCGGTTTGGGCTCAGCTCACCTGCACGGTCTGTGGTTTTACCGAGGCAGCACGGCCGAAAAAGTGGTGGCCTGCCTTCACTTATCTCACGTGCGATTGGCATGCGGCCGATGAGCTGCCGCCCGCCGCTGATGGAATGTACCGCTCTGAGGTGGACGGAATCGGTAGTCGCTTCGTGGGGATCGTTGACGAGAAACCGTAGCTGCTTCGGCTTGGTAGCCAGTGACTATGAAACGAATCGGTCAGGGTGTGCGCCGAATGCGCGCGGCATAAGCATCGAGCACATTCAAGATCCCGCGGTGTTCCCAGACCCTGTTACGAGAGAAGCCGGTGCGCTCGGTGAGTATTCTGCGGTCGGCAAGCACATCCAGTGAGCGCATGACGGTCATATCGCTCATACCAAGGGCGCGAACAAGGTAGCGGGTGTTGACGACTGGCTGCCCGATGAGGCGCGGCAGAACTTTCCAGGCTGCGGAGTCAGAGCGGATGCCGGCGAGGGCGTCCTTGGATTGCTGCAGTTGATCGGCGAGGTTGTCTACGAGTTCCCGCCCGGTCACTGCTGCGTATCGTGCCGCATTGGCGAACCGACGGACGATGGGGCCCGCATCCCCCGATCGGTAGTGTGTCAGCGCTTCGAAGTATGACTCGGTATCAACAAGCAGACCGGCGGAGAGGGGCACGGTGGTGTGGGTGGCGAGGCCCTTGTTGCGCAGCATTGCGTGCGCAATCGCTCGTCCGGTGCGGCCGTTGCCGTCCACGAAGGGGTGGATGGTTTCGAACTGTGCGTGTGCCACCGCCACCTGCACGAGTACTGGTACATCGGTTCGGCGCGCGAAGGCAACCACGTCGCTGATCGCGCTGGGCACGAGGCCGTGCTGGGGGGCAATAAACGATGCCGTCCGAGGCCCCGCGTTGTCTCTATTGCCGATCCACACGAGTTCCTCGCGGTATCTGCCCGCTTCATGCTCAAGCCCTTCTTGACGACTGAGAAGTTCGTAGTGCATAGCTAGGACGCTCGCCTCGTCCAACTTGTCGGAGAGCCGCAAGGCTGCTTCCATCGCCCGAACGTTGCCAACTACGGTCAGCGCGTTCTGCTTCTGCCCTTCGTCAAGCTCGGCGAGCGCGAGCTGCTTAGCAGAGCTCGTGAGGTGCTCGATCTGGCTACTAGATGCTGACTCGGTGCGCAGCAGAATTGCCGACATCGGTGCAAGCGCAGGGTCTGACGCGCCAAACAGGGTGAGGGAGTGCAGGTCAAACTCCCGAAGAGCGAGTGCGGCTTCCTCAATGTTCGCGATCGTCTCGCTGTCCAGCCGTGGGGACCACGTTGCGATAGCAGTCGTCACCGTCGATTGGTAGGCACCGGTCTGTCGTTCGACTTCGGAGCGCGAGTACATTTCGGGAAATCTCGGAACCCACTCGTGAACGTCGTAACCCACCGGCGGCACGGAGATGACACCGGGTTGCGCGCTCTCATGATCTGTGGCCACAGTCGAATGATACCAACACCTATACGTATAAGTGTTGGTACATTTGATCAGAGCGATATGTTTGCGAGTTGGACATGTCCCCGCTAGCCGGACATGTACTGAATAGGAGCATCTTTACGAATCGGAGACTGTGATGGATAGAACGAAGGAACTACTCGATGCGAGCAGCCCACGAAGGGTCAAGTCAAACCCCGCCCTTGGTGCGGCGCTCAGTGACGTGGTTGAGGCGTCCACCCGATCGCCGCACTATCGACGACCGATCTTCATAGCCGGAATCTCAGCACTTCTACTCGGTGCAGGCACCGCGGCCGCGGCTGCTGCCGGGCTCCTGTTTCCGGTCCTTCCGCCATCGCTGTTCGAGACCGGGGAAGGCTATGACTACTCATGGAACATCGTCGTGACCACTCATGATCAAGAGTTTTCCTGTAGCGGAGGGTTTACTCTCGAACCCGTCCAAGGCGCGCGTGGCTTTGACCAGAAGCTCTTTGACGAAGCACAATTGTTTGTCCAGACACAGGACTGGTCGAGCATCCGCCCCAACACCGCGTTCATGGACGACGAAAATGTACTGGCCAAGCAAACCGCCGAGATGCTCTCGAGGTCAATGAAGTCGCAGGTGATCGCGGCGACACAGGCCGAGTTTGAGTCTCGAGGCACCCCGTTGCAGGGCCTCTCCTTGAGGGGAATCGACGAGTGCACGTCGTAGACGCTCACGCTCGGGATGCGATCCGGCGGCATCAGTCAGCCCTCTTCGCCTATTTCACCTATCGCGTCGAGAGCATCGAGGATGCTGCGGACCTCTTCTCGGAGACGGCTCTTGTCGCGTGGCGCCGACGACGCACAATGCCCGCTCACGACGACGAGGCTAAGCGGTGGCTCTATGGAGTCGCGCAACACTCTGTTCAATCATCGCCGAGCTGGTCGCCGTCGAAGCAAACTTCTGGAGACTCTTCGCGATGAGCTTATTCGCGCAGACACGCTCGCCACCGCAGAGGGCGAGAATGAGAACGACGCGCAGTTCAAGGTTCGCGCAGCGCCGAGGTTCGGCCGCCACCAGCATCTCCCCTGTTAACGGCTCCACTAAGTTCAATAATCACGGCGGATACCTCGTGCTCCGCTTTGGGGCAATGCTCAGGTTATTCGGATTCGCACTGCACAAGAGGATTATCAAACCC
It encodes the following:
- a CDS encoding NAD(P)/FAD-dependent oxidoreductase gives rise to the protein MGKVVFERNAPAASVISHSLEGSVQKSFWIDDVTGVPTFPVLRGDITADLAIVGGGYLGLWTAVLAKQRNPDTKVVLLEARELGWAASGRNGGFCEASITHGEANGKSRWPDEYAQLDRLGMQNLDEIEASVASLGLNCDFERTGSLDVAIEPHEIEWLTETETDNDTVFLDEAAVRAEVNSPTYLAAIWNKRINAIIHPSKLVHELARVATELGVEIFEKSPVREVETSGGPTDAAIVHSRHGTVRATRVALATNAFPSLLKRTRLHTVPVYDYVLMTEPLSPAQLASIGWSNRQGLADMANQFHYYRMSADNRILFGGYDAVYHYGRKVREEYENRPESFERLASHFFTTFPQLEGLKFSHRWAGSIDTSTQFSAFFASARNGRVAYAAGFTGLGVGATRFAAQVLLDKLSGLTTERTELQMVKKMPLPFPPEPIASLGIQATRWSLNQADHNRGRRNVILKTLDAVGLGFDS
- a CDS encoding cupin domain-containing protein, whose protein sequence is MATNDAGLAAAPEPTPEALLRSGEPVAASAVPITHEALDAESVVEGLPTVGYTVLDTLGDTEIGVWEMSVGCATDTEEDEVFVVVSGRASIHFAEDDRTIAVGPGDVVRLTAGMTTTWTVTETLRKIYVT
- a CDS encoding Fic family protein, with product MATDHESAQPGVISVPPVGYDVHEWVPRFPEMYSRSEVERQTGAYQSTVTTAIATWSPRLDSETIANIEEAALALREFDLHSLTLFGASDPALAPMSAILLRTESASSSQIEHLTSSAKQLALAELDEGQKQNALTVVGNVRAMEAALRLSDKLDEASVLAMHYELLSRQEGLEHEAGRYREELVWIGNRDNAGPRTASFIAPQHGLVPSAISDVVAFARRTDVPVLVQVAVAHAQFETIHPFVDGNGRTGRAIAHAMLRNKGLATHTTVPLSAGLLVDTESYFEALTHYRSGDAGPIVRRFANAARYAAVTGRELVDNLADQLQQSKDALAGIRSDSAAWKVLPRLIGQPVVNTRYLVRALGMSDMTVMRSLDVLADRRILTERTGFSRNRVWEHRGILNVLDAYAARIRRTP
- a CDS encoding RNA polymerase sigma factor, with the protein product MHVVDAHARDAIRRHQSALFAYFTYRVESIEDAADLFSETALVAWRRRRTMPAHDDEAKRWLYGVAQHSVQSSPSWSPSKQTSGDSSR